One part of the Esox lucius isolate fEsoLuc1 chromosome 10, fEsoLuc1.pri, whole genome shotgun sequence genome encodes these proteins:
- the snx13 gene encoding sorting nexin-13 isoform X2, with translation MFAEASLSLWGWGGLGVVLFLITFGPFAIFYLAFYIFCFVGGGFVVTLLFGKTNSEKHLEKCEHSYLPATQTGIQKTLDEMRLEPKPIKIDRRLTGSHYIDEPLQQVIQFALRDYIQYWYYTLSEDESFLLEIRQTVQNALVQFSTRSKDVDWQPYFTTRLVDDFATHLRVFRKAQDRLEGREDCKQRDLSEEMVESFFEAEVEMERNICRDVVCTSSKDEEGFLRDLCEVLLYLLLPPGDFHNKNMRYFLREILARGVLLPLINQLSDPDYINQFVIWMIRDSSCNYEAFMNILKLTDKVAELEAVKDKALEELQYLRSLDTAGDDINVIKNQINSLLFVKKVCETRIQRLNSGKEVDALKLAANFGKLCIIPLEHILVHNIALQFFMDYMQAAGAQAELFFWLTVEGYRVTAQQQLEVMEGWERDGKKGGGTKGLLKAAALGVYEQYLSDKASPRVQVDEASVLKLGEKLQKDGDPTPEIFDEIQRKVYDMMLRDDRYYPSFRQSPLYVRMLAELDMLKEPSYRGSDDGDGESFNGSPTGSINLSLDDLSNSCHDDNLQLHAFISDTEMCGYYSTGPKNITLSKCLDVVWTLDGVLSPNARQSPDSSLPGAGLGVGSGLGLLGAIGVCNDHGKTYALYAITVFRRNHDGSEETWKTYRRYSDFHDFHMRITEQFDNLTSILKLPGKKTFNNMDRDFLEKRKKDLNTYLQLLLNPEMVKACPNLVPYVYDFLENKQYSKGKGDFARKMDTFVNPLRSSMRNVSNAVKGLPDSLAEGMNKAADNMGRMSEKLGQDIKQSMFKVPPMLPKSDIDPEHCRVSAQLDDNVDDNIPLRVMLLLMDEVFDLKERNQWLRRNIKNLLQQLIRATYGDTINRKIVDHVDFMTAPEQVADYVKKFRDSYWPNGILAESPPRRDKNIRMRTRVAAKTNLLGIMPDELKHIIGADTTRKGILRVFDMFQHGPMNRRLVYVLLEGFLETMFPQYKFPELFVKLHSRSPRTTRYTQKLKSTSLKR, from the exons ACGTTGGACGAGATGCGGTTGGAGCCGAAGCCTATAAAAATCGATAGGAGGCTGACCGGCTCCCACTACATAGATGAGCCTCTGCAGCAG GTCATTCAGTTTGCTTTGAGGGACTATATACAGTACTGGTATTACACTCTGAGTGAAGATGAGTCTTTCCTGTTGGAAATCAGACAGACTGTCCAAAACGCTCTGGTCCAGTTCTCAACACG GTCTAAAGATGTGGATTGGCAGCCGTATTTTACCACTAGACTCGTGGATGACTTCGCTACTCACCTCCGGGTCTTCAGAAAGGCACAAGACAGACTGGAGGGGCGGGAGGACTGTAAACAGA GGGACTTGTCGGAGGAGATGGTGGAATCGTTCTTTGAGGCGGaggtggagatggagaggaacaTCTGCAGAGACGTGGTCTGCACGTCCTCGAAGGACGAggaag GGTTCCTGAGGGATCTGTGTGAGGTGCTGCTCTACCTCTTACTACCTCCTGGAGACTTCCACAACAAGAACATGAGATACTTCCTCAGG GAGATTCTGGCTCGAGGCGTTCTCCTTCCCCTGATCAACCAGCTGAGTGATCCTGACTACATCAACCAGTTTGTCATCTGGATG attcgTGACTCTAGCTGTAACTATGAGGCATTTATGAACATCTTGAAGCTGACGGACAAAgtggcagagctggaggctgttAAAGACAAGGCCCTGGAGGAACTGCAATACCTACGATCACTGGACACTGCTGGAgatg ATATCAATGTCATAAAGAATCAGATCAACAGTCTGCTGTTTGTGAAGAAGGTCTGTGAAACCAGAATCCAGAGACTGAACTCTGGGAAG GAGGTGGACGCTCTGAAATTAGCCGCtaactttgggaagctgtgtatCATACCACTGGAGCACATCCTCGTACACAACATTGCGCTGCAGTTCTTCATGG ACTACATGCAGGCTGCTGGGGCTCAGGCAGAGCTGTTCTTCTGGCTGACAGTGGAGGGCTACAGAGTAACAGCCCAGCAACAGCTAGAGGTGATggaggggtgggagagagatggCAAGAAGGGGGGGGGCACTAAAGGACTGCTGAAGGCGGCGGCACTGGGTGTCTATGAACAGTACCTGTCTGataag GCCTCCCCCCGGGTACAGGTAGATGAAGCGTCTGTACTTAAACTGGGAGAGAAGCTCCAGAAGGACGGCGACCCCACTCCGGAGATTTTTGACGAAATCCAGAGAAAG GTATATGACATGATGCTGCGTGATGATAGGTACTACCCATCGTTCAGACAGAGTCCCCTCTACGTCAGGATGTTAGCTGAACTGGACATGCTCAAAGAACCCTCTTATAGAGGATCAGATGATGGAGACGGAG aATCTTTCAACGGATCCCCCACTGGGAGCATTAATCTA TCTCTGGATGACCTGTCGAACTCTTGCCATGATGACAATTTACAGCTACACGCCTTTATCTCTgatacag AGATGTGTGGGTATTACAGCACTGGCCCTAAAAACATTACCCTGTCAAAATGCCTTGATGTTGTCTGGACCCTAGATGGAGTGTTATCTCCTAACGCAAGACAGTCCC CTGATTCGTCTCTCCCTGGGGCTGGGTTGGGTGTTGGGTCGGGGTTGGGCCTGCTGGGTGCTATAGGGGTGTGTAACGACCATGGAAAGACCTACGCCCTCTACGCCATCACGGTGTTCCGCCGTAACCACGACGGCAGCGAGGAGACATGGAAGACGTACCGACGCTATTCCGACTTCCACGACTTCCACATGAGGATCACGGAGCAG TTTGACAACTTGACGTCGATCCTGAAGCTTCCGGGGAAGAAGACATTCAACAACATGGACAGAGACTTCCTGGAGAAGAGGAAAAAAGACCTCAACACATATCTACAG ctgcTGCTGAATCCAGAGATGGTGAAGGCCTGTCCGAATCTGGTCCCTTACGTCTATGACTTCCTGGAGAATAAGCAGTACAGCAAGGGCAAAGGAGACTTTGCACGCAAG ATGGATACGTTTGTCAACCCGCTGCGTAGCTCGATGCGTAACGTGTCCAACGCTGTGAAGGGCCTGCCAGACAGTCTGGCCGAAGGAATGAACAAGGCTGCTGACAACATGGGACGCATGTCAGAGAAACTGGGGCAGGACATCAAACAGTCCATGTTCAAG GTTCCTCCTATGCTCCCGAAGTCGGACATCGACCCAGAACACTGCAGAGTATCGGCCCAACTGGATGACAAT gttgatgACAATATCCCCCTGCGTGTCATGCTGCTGCTGATGGATGAGGTGTTTGACCTGAAGGAGAGAAACCAATGGCTCCGAAGGAACATCAAGAACCTGCTGCAACAACTCATCCGAGCCACATATGGAGACACTATTAACCg AAAGATTGTGGATCACGTGGACTTCATGACCGCTCCAGAACAGGTGGCTGACTATGTGAAGAAgttcag GGATTCCTACTGGCCCAACGGGATCCTGGCTGAGTCTCCGCCCCGGCGGGACAAGAACATCCGCATGAGGACCAGGGTTGCTGCCAAGACCAACCTGTTGGGAATCATGCCGG ACGAGTTGAAGCACATCATCGGGGCCGACACCACTCGCAAGGGCATCCTGCGCGTGTTCGACATGTTCCAGCACGGGCCAATGAATCGGCGGCTGGTCTACGTGCTCCTGGAAGGCTTCCTGGAGACCATGTTCCCCCAGTACAAGTTTCCCGAGCTGTTTGTCAAGCTGCACTCCCGGTCGCCGCGCACCACCAGATACACGCAGAAACTGAAGAGCACCTCCCTGAAGAGGTGA
- the snx13 gene encoding sorting nexin-13 isoform X3 produces MRLEPKPIKIDRRLTGSHYIDEPLQQVIQFALRDYIQYWYYTLSEDESFLLEIRQTVQNALVQFSTRSKDVDWQPYFTTRLVDDFATHLRVFRKAQDRLEGREDCKQRDLSEEMVESFFEAEVEMERNICRDVVCTSSKDEEGFLRDLCEVLLYLLLPPGDFHNKNMRYFLREILARGVLLPLINQLSDPDYINQFVIWMIRDSSCNYEAFMNILKLTDKVAELEAVKDKALEELQYLRSLDTAGDDINVIKNQINSLLFVKKVCETRIQRLNSGKEVDALKLAANFGKLCIIPLEHILVHNIALQFFMDYMQAAGAQAELFFWLTVEGYRVTAQQQLEVMEGWERDGKKGGGTKGLLKAAALGVYEQYLSDKASPRVQVDEASVLKLGEKLQKDGDPTPEIFDEIQRKVYDMMLRDDRYYPSFRQSPLYVRMLAELDMLKEPSYRGSDDGDGESFNGSPTGSINLSLDDLSNSCHDDNLQLHAFISDTEMCGYYSTGPKNITLSKCLDVVWTLDGVLSPNARQSRVCNDHGKTYALYAITVFRRNHDGSEETWKTYRRYSDFHDFHMRITEQFDNLTSILKLPGKKTFNNMDRDFLEKRKKDLNTYLQLLLNPEMVKACPNLVPYVYDFLENKQYSKGKGDFARKMDTFVNPLRSSMRNVSNAVKGLPDSLAEGMNKAADNMGRMSEKLGQDIKQSMFKVPPMLPKSDIDPEHCRVSAQLDDNVDDNIPLRVMLLLMDEVFDLKERNQWLRRNIKNLLQQLIRATYGDTINRKIVDHVDFMTAPEQVADYVKKFRDSYWPNGILAESPPRRDKNIRMRTRVAAKTNLLGIMPDELKHIIGADTTRKGILRVFDMFQHGPMNRRLVYVLLEGFLETMFPQYKFPELFVKLHSRSPRTTRYTQKLKSTSLKR; encoded by the exons ATGCGGTTGGAGCCGAAGCCTATAAAAATCGATAGGAGGCTGACCGGCTCCCACTACATAGATGAGCCTCTGCAGCAG GTCATTCAGTTTGCTTTGAGGGACTATATACAGTACTGGTATTACACTCTGAGTGAAGATGAGTCTTTCCTGTTGGAAATCAGACAGACTGTCCAAAACGCTCTGGTCCAGTTCTCAACACG GTCTAAAGATGTGGATTGGCAGCCGTATTTTACCACTAGACTCGTGGATGACTTCGCTACTCACCTCCGGGTCTTCAGAAAGGCACAAGACAGACTGGAGGGGCGGGAGGACTGTAAACAGA GGGACTTGTCGGAGGAGATGGTGGAATCGTTCTTTGAGGCGGaggtggagatggagaggaacaTCTGCAGAGACGTGGTCTGCACGTCCTCGAAGGACGAggaag GGTTCCTGAGGGATCTGTGTGAGGTGCTGCTCTACCTCTTACTACCTCCTGGAGACTTCCACAACAAGAACATGAGATACTTCCTCAGG GAGATTCTGGCTCGAGGCGTTCTCCTTCCCCTGATCAACCAGCTGAGTGATCCTGACTACATCAACCAGTTTGTCATCTGGATG attcgTGACTCTAGCTGTAACTATGAGGCATTTATGAACATCTTGAAGCTGACGGACAAAgtggcagagctggaggctgttAAAGACAAGGCCCTGGAGGAACTGCAATACCTACGATCACTGGACACTGCTGGAgatg ATATCAATGTCATAAAGAATCAGATCAACAGTCTGCTGTTTGTGAAGAAGGTCTGTGAAACCAGAATCCAGAGACTGAACTCTGGGAAG GAGGTGGACGCTCTGAAATTAGCCGCtaactttgggaagctgtgtatCATACCACTGGAGCACATCCTCGTACACAACATTGCGCTGCAGTTCTTCATGG ACTACATGCAGGCTGCTGGGGCTCAGGCAGAGCTGTTCTTCTGGCTGACAGTGGAGGGCTACAGAGTAACAGCCCAGCAACAGCTAGAGGTGATggaggggtgggagagagatggCAAGAAGGGGGGGGGCACTAAAGGACTGCTGAAGGCGGCGGCACTGGGTGTCTATGAACAGTACCTGTCTGataag GCCTCCCCCCGGGTACAGGTAGATGAAGCGTCTGTACTTAAACTGGGAGAGAAGCTCCAGAAGGACGGCGACCCCACTCCGGAGATTTTTGACGAAATCCAGAGAAAG GTATATGACATGATGCTGCGTGATGATAGGTACTACCCATCGTTCAGACAGAGTCCCCTCTACGTCAGGATGTTAGCTGAACTGGACATGCTCAAAGAACCCTCTTATAGAGGATCAGATGATGGAGACGGAG aATCTTTCAACGGATCCCCCACTGGGAGCATTAATCTA TCTCTGGATGACCTGTCGAACTCTTGCCATGATGACAATTTACAGCTACACGCCTTTATCTCTgatacag AGATGTGTGGGTATTACAGCACTGGCCCTAAAAACATTACCCTGTCAAAATGCCTTGATGTTGTCTGGACCCTAGATGGAGTGTTATCTCCTAACGCAAGACAGTCCC GGGTGTGTAACGACCATGGAAAGACCTACGCCCTCTACGCCATCACGGTGTTCCGCCGTAACCACGACGGCAGCGAGGAGACATGGAAGACGTACCGACGCTATTCCGACTTCCACGACTTCCACATGAGGATCACGGAGCAG TTTGACAACTTGACGTCGATCCTGAAGCTTCCGGGGAAGAAGACATTCAACAACATGGACAGAGACTTCCTGGAGAAGAGGAAAAAAGACCTCAACACATATCTACAG ctgcTGCTGAATCCAGAGATGGTGAAGGCCTGTCCGAATCTGGTCCCTTACGTCTATGACTTCCTGGAGAATAAGCAGTACAGCAAGGGCAAAGGAGACTTTGCACGCAAG ATGGATACGTTTGTCAACCCGCTGCGTAGCTCGATGCGTAACGTGTCCAACGCTGTGAAGGGCCTGCCAGACAGTCTGGCCGAAGGAATGAACAAGGCTGCTGACAACATGGGACGCATGTCAGAGAAACTGGGGCAGGACATCAAACAGTCCATGTTCAAG GTTCCTCCTATGCTCCCGAAGTCGGACATCGACCCAGAACACTGCAGAGTATCGGCCCAACTGGATGACAAT gttgatgACAATATCCCCCTGCGTGTCATGCTGCTGCTGATGGATGAGGTGTTTGACCTGAAGGAGAGAAACCAATGGCTCCGAAGGAACATCAAGAACCTGCTGCAACAACTCATCCGAGCCACATATGGAGACACTATTAACCg AAAGATTGTGGATCACGTGGACTTCATGACCGCTCCAGAACAGGTGGCTGACTATGTGAAGAAgttcag GGATTCCTACTGGCCCAACGGGATCCTGGCTGAGTCTCCGCCCCGGCGGGACAAGAACATCCGCATGAGGACCAGGGTTGCTGCCAAGACCAACCTGTTGGGAATCATGCCGG ACGAGTTGAAGCACATCATCGGGGCCGACACCACTCGCAAGGGCATCCTGCGCGTGTTCGACATGTTCCAGCACGGGCCAATGAATCGGCGGCTGGTCTACGTGCTCCTGGAAGGCTTCCTGGAGACCATGTTCCCCCAGTACAAGTTTCCCGAGCTGTTTGTCAAGCTGCACTCCCGGTCGCCGCGCACCACCAGATACACGCAGAAACTGAAGAGCACCTCCCTGAAGAGGTGA
- the snx13 gene encoding sorting nexin-13 isoform X1: MSNDVANWRIYLAQLFQASLSLWGWGGLGVVLFLITFGPFAIFYLAFYIFCFVGGGFVVTLLFGKTNSEKHLEKCEHSYLPATQTGIQKTLDEMRLEPKPIKIDRRLTGSHYIDEPLQQVIQFALRDYIQYWYYTLSEDESFLLEIRQTVQNALVQFSTRSKDVDWQPYFTTRLVDDFATHLRVFRKAQDRLEGREDCKQRDLSEEMVESFFEAEVEMERNICRDVVCTSSKDEEGFLRDLCEVLLYLLLPPGDFHNKNMRYFLREILARGVLLPLINQLSDPDYINQFVIWMIRDSSCNYEAFMNILKLTDKVAELEAVKDKALEELQYLRSLDTAGDDINVIKNQINSLLFVKKVCETRIQRLNSGKEVDALKLAANFGKLCIIPLEHILVHNIALQFFMDYMQAAGAQAELFFWLTVEGYRVTAQQQLEVMEGWERDGKKGGGTKGLLKAAALGVYEQYLSDKASPRVQVDEASVLKLGEKLQKDGDPTPEIFDEIQRKVYDMMLRDDRYYPSFRQSPLYVRMLAELDMLKEPSYRGSDDGDGESFNGSPTGSINLSLDDLSNSCHDDNLQLHAFISDTEMCGYYSTGPKNITLSKCLDVVWTLDGVLSPNARQSPDSSLPGAGLGVGSGLGLLGAIGVCNDHGKTYALYAITVFRRNHDGSEETWKTYRRYSDFHDFHMRITEQFDNLTSILKLPGKKTFNNMDRDFLEKRKKDLNTYLQLLLNPEMVKACPNLVPYVYDFLENKQYSKGKGDFARKMDTFVNPLRSSMRNVSNAVKGLPDSLAEGMNKAADNMGRMSEKLGQDIKQSMFKVPPMLPKSDIDPEHCRVSAQLDDNVDDNIPLRVMLLLMDEVFDLKERNQWLRRNIKNLLQQLIRATYGDTINRKIVDHVDFMTAPEQVADYVKKFRDSYWPNGILAESPPRRDKNIRMRTRVAAKTNLLGIMPDELKHIIGADTTRKGILRVFDMFQHGPMNRRLVYVLLEGFLETMFPQYKFPELFVKLHSRSPRTTRYTQKLKSTSLKR; the protein is encoded by the exons ACGTTGGACGAGATGCGGTTGGAGCCGAAGCCTATAAAAATCGATAGGAGGCTGACCGGCTCCCACTACATAGATGAGCCTCTGCAGCAG GTCATTCAGTTTGCTTTGAGGGACTATATACAGTACTGGTATTACACTCTGAGTGAAGATGAGTCTTTCCTGTTGGAAATCAGACAGACTGTCCAAAACGCTCTGGTCCAGTTCTCAACACG GTCTAAAGATGTGGATTGGCAGCCGTATTTTACCACTAGACTCGTGGATGACTTCGCTACTCACCTCCGGGTCTTCAGAAAGGCACAAGACAGACTGGAGGGGCGGGAGGACTGTAAACAGA GGGACTTGTCGGAGGAGATGGTGGAATCGTTCTTTGAGGCGGaggtggagatggagaggaacaTCTGCAGAGACGTGGTCTGCACGTCCTCGAAGGACGAggaag GGTTCCTGAGGGATCTGTGTGAGGTGCTGCTCTACCTCTTACTACCTCCTGGAGACTTCCACAACAAGAACATGAGATACTTCCTCAGG GAGATTCTGGCTCGAGGCGTTCTCCTTCCCCTGATCAACCAGCTGAGTGATCCTGACTACATCAACCAGTTTGTCATCTGGATG attcgTGACTCTAGCTGTAACTATGAGGCATTTATGAACATCTTGAAGCTGACGGACAAAgtggcagagctggaggctgttAAAGACAAGGCCCTGGAGGAACTGCAATACCTACGATCACTGGACACTGCTGGAgatg ATATCAATGTCATAAAGAATCAGATCAACAGTCTGCTGTTTGTGAAGAAGGTCTGTGAAACCAGAATCCAGAGACTGAACTCTGGGAAG GAGGTGGACGCTCTGAAATTAGCCGCtaactttgggaagctgtgtatCATACCACTGGAGCACATCCTCGTACACAACATTGCGCTGCAGTTCTTCATGG ACTACATGCAGGCTGCTGGGGCTCAGGCAGAGCTGTTCTTCTGGCTGACAGTGGAGGGCTACAGAGTAACAGCCCAGCAACAGCTAGAGGTGATggaggggtgggagagagatggCAAGAAGGGGGGGGGCACTAAAGGACTGCTGAAGGCGGCGGCACTGGGTGTCTATGAACAGTACCTGTCTGataag GCCTCCCCCCGGGTACAGGTAGATGAAGCGTCTGTACTTAAACTGGGAGAGAAGCTCCAGAAGGACGGCGACCCCACTCCGGAGATTTTTGACGAAATCCAGAGAAAG GTATATGACATGATGCTGCGTGATGATAGGTACTACCCATCGTTCAGACAGAGTCCCCTCTACGTCAGGATGTTAGCTGAACTGGACATGCTCAAAGAACCCTCTTATAGAGGATCAGATGATGGAGACGGAG aATCTTTCAACGGATCCCCCACTGGGAGCATTAATCTA TCTCTGGATGACCTGTCGAACTCTTGCCATGATGACAATTTACAGCTACACGCCTTTATCTCTgatacag AGATGTGTGGGTATTACAGCACTGGCCCTAAAAACATTACCCTGTCAAAATGCCTTGATGTTGTCTGGACCCTAGATGGAGTGTTATCTCCTAACGCAAGACAGTCCC CTGATTCGTCTCTCCCTGGGGCTGGGTTGGGTGTTGGGTCGGGGTTGGGCCTGCTGGGTGCTATAGGGGTGTGTAACGACCATGGAAAGACCTACGCCCTCTACGCCATCACGGTGTTCCGCCGTAACCACGACGGCAGCGAGGAGACATGGAAGACGTACCGACGCTATTCCGACTTCCACGACTTCCACATGAGGATCACGGAGCAG TTTGACAACTTGACGTCGATCCTGAAGCTTCCGGGGAAGAAGACATTCAACAACATGGACAGAGACTTCCTGGAGAAGAGGAAAAAAGACCTCAACACATATCTACAG ctgcTGCTGAATCCAGAGATGGTGAAGGCCTGTCCGAATCTGGTCCCTTACGTCTATGACTTCCTGGAGAATAAGCAGTACAGCAAGGGCAAAGGAGACTTTGCACGCAAG ATGGATACGTTTGTCAACCCGCTGCGTAGCTCGATGCGTAACGTGTCCAACGCTGTGAAGGGCCTGCCAGACAGTCTGGCCGAAGGAATGAACAAGGCTGCTGACAACATGGGACGCATGTCAGAGAAACTGGGGCAGGACATCAAACAGTCCATGTTCAAG GTTCCTCCTATGCTCCCGAAGTCGGACATCGACCCAGAACACTGCAGAGTATCGGCCCAACTGGATGACAAT gttgatgACAATATCCCCCTGCGTGTCATGCTGCTGCTGATGGATGAGGTGTTTGACCTGAAGGAGAGAAACCAATGGCTCCGAAGGAACATCAAGAACCTGCTGCAACAACTCATCCGAGCCACATATGGAGACACTATTAACCg AAAGATTGTGGATCACGTGGACTTCATGACCGCTCCAGAACAGGTGGCTGACTATGTGAAGAAgttcag GGATTCCTACTGGCCCAACGGGATCCTGGCTGAGTCTCCGCCCCGGCGGGACAAGAACATCCGCATGAGGACCAGGGTTGCTGCCAAGACCAACCTGTTGGGAATCATGCCGG ACGAGTTGAAGCACATCATCGGGGCCGACACCACTCGCAAGGGCATCCTGCGCGTGTTCGACATGTTCCAGCACGGGCCAATGAATCGGCGGCTGGTCTACGTGCTCCTGGAAGGCTTCCTGGAGACCATGTTCCCCCAGTACAAGTTTCCCGAGCTGTTTGTCAAGCTGCACTCCCGGTCGCCGCGCACCACCAGATACACGCAGAAACTGAAGAGCACCTCCCTGAAGAGGTGA